One Bacillota bacterium genomic region harbors:
- a CDS encoding (2Fe-2S)-binding protein has protein sequence MGRVRSESERASRGKAGSGVADDVTVICRCEDVTLDEVRDLLAKGYSTLEEIKRITRCGMGPCQGRTCRQLVLAEIARATGKDMASVAPTKFRPPTKPVRLGGAAAASPGREEAGCEGDCDE, from the coding sequence GTGGGTCGCGTGAGGTCTGAGAGTGAGCGTGCTTCCCGCGGCAAGGCCGGGTCCGGGGTGGCAGACGACGTTACCGTCATCTGCCGCTGCGAGGACGTCACTCTCGACGAGGTTCGTGATCTCTTGGCGAAAGGATACTCCACTCTCGAAGAGATCAAGCGGATCACCAGGTGCGGAATGGGGCCCTGTCAAGGCAGAACGTGTAGGCAGCTCGTTCTGGCGGAAATAGCCAGGGCAACGGGGAAGGACATGGCCTCCGTCGCGCCGACGAAGTTCAGACCGCCCACCAAGCCCGTGCGCCTCGGCGGCGCGGCCGCCGCGAGCCCCGGTCGCGAAGAGGCGGGGTGCGAGGGTGATTGCGATGAATGA
- a CDS encoding MoaD/ThiS family protein, producing the protein MKVTLEVSRVLVAMRPGLAETMELVLPDGATVGDALAAAGLAQGLWGIVIVGGKVAGASTKLSAGDRVAVFPPVSGG; encoded by the coding sequence ATGAAGGTTACGCTAGAGGTGTCCAGAGTCCTGGTGGCCATGAGGCCGGGGCTGGCAGAGACGATGGAATTGGTGCTTCCCGATGGGGCCACCGTGGGTGACGCACTTGCCGCTGCGGGGCTCGCTCAGGGGCTATGGGGGATAGTCATTGTCGGCGGAAAGGTGGCTGGTGCTTCGACTAAGCTGTCCGCGGGAGACCGAGTGGCGGTGTTCCCGCCCGTCTCAGGAGGGTAG
- the recN gene encoding DNA repair protein RecN: protein MLRELQIRDFALVDEVELEFEEGLNVLSGETGAGKSIIVGAMSLLLGGRASSDQVRTGAEEASIHGVFSVEEASPARAALEDLGIEVGEDGLVLISRTISRSGRNQCRVNGRPVTQAMLSSVGEHLVDIHGQHEHQSLLRVGRHIEFLDDFAGAEALGIREQVRSGYARLVELEERLASLRSGERERAQRMDLLEFQAREIDAARLSPGEDARLARERTVLAAADQLYAHANSAYAGLRGSDTGALGACDALAAAVSEIEAVLKVDDSLRGALELLQNALAASEEAARVIRMYRDGIELDPARLAEIEERLALLQRLRRKYGDTVDEILEFRRRIGEELQRASSSEEEMAEIADELTKLRVSLGGLCASLREARVRAARALERQVEVELADLNMGSATFRVSFSCKEDPRGVPVGDKLLAVGPGGADIVEFLFSANPGEPAKPLARIASGGEISRVMLALKSCLASVDEVGTLIFDEIDTGIGGRTATAVGEKLASTSLVRQVVCVTHLAQIACMADVHYGISKVEKGGRTLTMVEKLEGEARAAEIARMLGGAELTPTSIKHAKEMLLASRRPASAKGAPSRCAGGGRVLAT from the coding sequence GTGCTTCGTGAACTTCAAATCAGGGACTTCGCCCTCGTGGACGAGGTCGAGCTCGAGTTCGAGGAGGGTCTCAACGTTCTCTCCGGAGAAACGGGCGCGGGCAAGTCCATCATTGTAGGAGCGATGTCGCTCCTCTTAGGCGGTCGGGCATCGTCTGACCAAGTCCGTACTGGCGCGGAGGAAGCGTCGATTCATGGGGTCTTTAGCGTCGAGGAAGCTTCACCGGCAAGGGCGGCACTGGAAGACCTCGGCATCGAGGTGGGCGAGGACGGTCTCGTGCTCATCTCGCGCACCATCTCGAGGTCGGGACGAAATCAGTGCAGGGTGAACGGGCGCCCGGTCACGCAAGCGATGCTCTCGAGCGTCGGAGAACACCTCGTGGACATCCACGGTCAGCACGAGCACCAGTCGCTGCTCAGAGTCGGCCGCCACATAGAGTTTCTCGACGACTTTGCGGGCGCGGAGGCGCTGGGCATCCGCGAGCAGGTCAGGTCGGGCTACGCGCGCCTGGTGGAGCTGGAAGAGAGGCTCGCATCCTTGCGGTCCGGCGAGAGAGAACGAGCGCAACGCATGGACCTTCTCGAATTCCAAGCGCGCGAGATAGACGCCGCGCGCCTGTCGCCTGGGGAGGATGCTCGTCTCGCCCGGGAACGGACGGTCCTTGCGGCCGCGGATCAGCTCTATGCACACGCAAACTCGGCCTACGCCGGCCTGCGCGGAAGCGACACGGGCGCTTTGGGCGCGTGCGACGCGCTAGCAGCGGCCGTGTCCGAAATCGAGGCCGTCCTGAAGGTGGATGACTCTCTGAGAGGCGCATTGGAATTGCTCCAGAACGCGCTTGCGGCGTCAGAGGAAGCCGCGAGGGTCATCAGGATGTATAGGGACGGCATAGAGCTGGACCCGGCGCGGCTTGCGGAGATTGAGGAGCGGCTCGCACTGCTGCAGCGGCTCAGAAGAAAGTACGGCGACACCGTGGACGAGATCCTCGAGTTTCGGCGAAGGATAGGCGAGGAGCTTCAGAGAGCCTCTTCTTCAGAGGAGGAGATGGCCGAGATCGCCGACGAGCTCACCAAGCTGAGGGTCTCTCTCGGCGGGCTCTGCGCGTCCCTTCGCGAAGCGCGGGTCCGTGCCGCTCGCGCCCTCGAGCGGCAAGTGGAGGTGGAGCTCGCCGACCTCAATATGGGCTCCGCAACGTTCCGTGTGAGCTTCTCCTGCAAGGAAGACCCGCGAGGAGTGCCAGTGGGAGACAAGCTCCTGGCAGTGGGGCCTGGTGGTGCCGACATCGTTGAGTTCCTGTTCTCTGCGAACCCGGGCGAGCCGGCCAAACCACTGGCCAGGATAGCAAGCGGAGGCGAGATATCTCGCGTCATGCTCGCGCTGAAATCGTGCCTCGCCTCGGTAGACGAGGTGGGCACGCTCATCTTCGACGAGATAGACACCGGTATAGGCGGGCGCACGGCGACGGCGGTAGGGGAGAAGCTTGCGTCGACGAGCCTCGTGCGCCAAGTAGTCTGCGTCACTCACCTCGCGCAGATCGCGTGCATGGCCGACGTCCATTACGGCATCAGCAAAGTTGAGAAAGGCGGCCGCACGCTGACTATGGTGGAGAAGCTCGAGGGTGAAGCGCGCGCCGCGGAGATCGCCCGGATGCTAGGCGGCGCCGAGCTCACGCCGACCTCCATCAAGCATGCCAAGGAAATGCTCCTCGCGTCGCGTCGCCCCGCTTCCGCCAAAGGTGCCCCGTCGAGGTGTGCAGGCGGCGGGCGCGTCCTCGCCACGTGA
- a CDS encoding TlyA family RNA methyltransferase, whose protein sequence is MSGRDEPRCRLDVLLSSTGLFETREKAQRAIMAGEVIVDGVPQTKPGARVSRSARIELKPTKATYVSRGGEKLEKALREFDLDVEGKTAIDVGASTGGFTHCLLCHGAKRVYAVDVGYGQLAWELRNDSRVVVLERTNIRYLKHDAVPEKVDICTIDVSFISIEKFLGHLLTFLTPEAAVVALVKPQFEAGRHKVGKGGVVRDPEVHVQTLVRVMGHMMECGLEIRGVTHSPVRGPAGNIEFLVYAVKGRQGGCGVGALEARVREVVLEAHRDLGEHGSGGDLHAPPRAADVDRLPRR, encoded by the coding sequence ATGTCTGGGCGCGACGAGCCCCGATGCCGCCTCGACGTGTTGCTCTCGAGCACCGGGTTGTTTGAGACCCGGGAGAAGGCCCAGAGGGCGATCATGGCGGGAGAGGTGATCGTGGACGGGGTGCCACAGACCAAACCTGGCGCAAGGGTGTCCAGATCGGCCCGGATCGAGCTCAAACCGACGAAAGCGACCTACGTCAGCAGGGGCGGCGAGAAGCTGGAGAAAGCGCTGCGAGAGTTCGACCTTGATGTGGAGGGTAAAACCGCCATTGACGTGGGGGCGTCCACCGGTGGTTTCACCCACTGCCTTCTCTGCCACGGCGCCAAGAGGGTGTACGCCGTCGACGTGGGATACGGCCAGCTGGCGTGGGAGCTCAGGAACGACTCCCGGGTGGTCGTGTTGGAACGCACCAACATCAGGTACCTCAAGCACGACGCCGTTCCGGAGAAGGTCGACATCTGCACCATTGACGTGTCGTTCATCTCCATAGAGAAGTTCCTCGGGCACCTTCTGACCTTCCTCACGCCCGAAGCGGCAGTGGTGGCGCTCGTAAAACCACAGTTCGAGGCGGGGAGGCACAAGGTAGGAAAGGGCGGGGTCGTGCGCGACCCAGAGGTGCACGTTCAGACTCTCGTGCGCGTGATGGGACACATGATGGAGTGTGGTCTCGAGATCCGCGGCGTCACTCATTCCCCGGTAAGAGGGCCGGCAGGAAACATCGAGTTTTTGGTGTATGCAGTAAAGGGACGGCAAGGCGGTTGCGGCGTCGGCGCGCTTGAGGCGAGGGTACGTGAGGTGGTGCTCGAAGCCCACCGAGATCTCGGGGAACACGGTTCCGGCGGCGATCTCCATGCACCCCCTCGCGCGGCAGACGTCGATCGCTTGCCACGGCGCTGA
- the argR gene encoding arginine repressor, whose amino-acid sequence MKAKRHARVLKIIRDKVVETQEDLARELRKEGFKVTQATVSRDIKELRITKLPTSDGRYRYGIPHERSQEEAHRRLARLFADSVVAVDFSENLVVVKTLTGNAHAVAAAIDEADFKEVVGTIAGDDTILAVVRPKSAVPQVIERFNKLRRPSPEGRDV is encoded by the coding sequence TTGAAGGCCAAGCGGCATGCCAGGGTGCTCAAGATCATCAGGGACAAGGTGGTGGAGACTCAAGAAGATCTTGCCCGCGAGCTGCGCAAGGAAGGCTTCAAGGTCACGCAGGCCACCGTGTCGCGCGACATCAAGGAGCTCCGCATAACCAAGTTGCCGACCAGCGACGGCCGGTACCGCTATGGCATCCCCCACGAGCGCTCACAGGAGGAGGCTCATCGACGTCTCGCGAGGCTGTTCGCCGACTCCGTGGTCGCGGTGGACTTCAGCGAGAACCTCGTGGTGGTGAAGACGCTAACCGGCAACGCTCACGCGGTCGCGGCCGCGATCGATGAGGCGGACTTCAAAGAGGTGGTGGGCACGATCGCGGGCGATGACACAATTCTAGCGGTGGTGCGCCCGAAGTCCGCCGTGCCACAAGTGATCGAGAGGTTCAACAAGCTGCGAAGGCCTTCTCCGGAAGGGCGCGACGTCTAG
- a CDS encoding aldehyde ferredoxin oxidoreductase family protein codes for MSGTFGYAGSILRVNLSTGTASKEPLDEELVDGYIGGRGFGAYFVYREVPPGTDPLGPDNKLVVAAGPFSGVFLPSGAKTSFSSKSPATGLYGDSNIGGHLAGELKYAGYDAVIVEGRAPVPSYLFIDDDRVEIRPCKKLWGKGAIQSEKALKDELGEEFQIATIGPAGENMVVFASVNHDIGRQAGRCGMGAVMGSKNLKAIAVRGSRGVPVADMAALRKAAGEMFASLAANPALKVWQDQGLAQVTTWSNSIGALPTRNFRQNFYERADALSGERMLSDIHVRDKACFACPMATGKFCRARYKGETVFLEGPEYETTALIGSNCALGSIEEVAYANYICDELGMDTISAGSAVAFTMECFERGIITKEESSGIEARFGSLDAFVEIAKLIAARKGIGEPLSRGVKAAAQAWGGGSEDFAIHVKGLEWSGYESRGAPSMMLAYMTCDIGAHHNRAWSITHDIAVGRKVIEGKAAKVIELQHVRPLFDCLGVCRLQWVELGVPLEHYARLYPAVTGRQDTWEDLLAKSERIWNLVRAFGVRERADFGRPDDQPPKRFYTEPVPDGPLAGSRITREDLDRLLDEYYDLRGWDRNGRPTAKTLERLGLPEVAQELLAMGRIS; via the coding sequence ATGAGCGGAACGTTCGGATACGCGGGGTCCATTCTGAGGGTCAATCTATCCACGGGAACAGCATCCAAGGAGCCGCTCGATGAGGAATTGGTGGATGGGTACATAGGCGGGCGGGGATTCGGCGCCTATTTCGTTTACCGGGAAGTCCCTCCAGGAACGGATCCGCTTGGCCCCGACAACAAGCTGGTGGTGGCCGCCGGGCCGTTCTCAGGAGTGTTCCTGCCGAGCGGCGCCAAGACGAGCTTCTCATCAAAGAGCCCCGCGACAGGACTTTACGGCGACAGCAACATCGGAGGTCACCTGGCGGGTGAACTCAAGTACGCGGGGTACGACGCCGTCATAGTGGAAGGCAGAGCGCCGGTGCCCTCGTATCTTTTCATAGACGACGACAGGGTCGAGATTCGCCCGTGCAAGAAGCTGTGGGGTAAGGGCGCGATACAGTCTGAGAAGGCCCTCAAGGATGAACTTGGCGAGGAGTTCCAGATAGCCACCATCGGTCCCGCGGGCGAGAACATGGTGGTCTTCGCGTCGGTCAACCATGACATAGGTCGGCAGGCGGGGCGCTGCGGCATGGGGGCGGTCATGGGGTCGAAGAATCTGAAGGCCATCGCAGTGCGAGGCTCCCGAGGCGTCCCTGTGGCCGACATGGCTGCGCTGCGGAAGGCAGCGGGAGAGATGTTCGCTTCGCTGGCCGCGAATCCCGCGCTCAAGGTCTGGCAAGACCAGGGGCTCGCTCAGGTGACCACGTGGTCCAACTCCATTGGAGCCCTGCCGACTCGGAACTTCAGGCAGAACTTCTACGAGAGAGCGGACGCCCTCAGCGGTGAGCGCATGCTGAGCGACATCCACGTGCGCGACAAGGCGTGCTTTGCATGCCCCATGGCCACGGGCAAGTTCTGCCGAGCGAGATACAAAGGTGAGACGGTGTTCCTGGAAGGCCCCGAATACGAAACCACAGCTCTGATTGGAAGCAACTGCGCGCTGGGGTCAATAGAGGAAGTCGCGTACGCCAACTACATATGCGACGAGCTCGGCATGGACACCATCTCTGCGGGCAGCGCCGTAGCGTTCACAATGGAATGCTTCGAGAGAGGCATCATCACGAAAGAAGAGTCTTCGGGAATCGAGGCGCGCTTCGGCAGCCTGGACGCGTTCGTAGAAATCGCAAAGCTGATAGCAGCGCGTAAGGGAATAGGGGAACCCCTCTCGAGAGGTGTCAAGGCTGCCGCGCAGGCATGGGGAGGAGGAAGCGAGGACTTCGCGATCCATGTAAAAGGCCTGGAGTGGAGCGGATACGAGTCTCGTGGCGCGCCGTCGATGATGCTGGCGTACATGACGTGCGACATAGGCGCTCACCACAACAGGGCGTGGTCCATCACCCATGATATCGCCGTCGGCCGCAAAGTGATCGAGGGAAAGGCCGCTAAGGTGATCGAGCTTCAACACGTGAGGCCGCTCTTCGACTGCTTGGGCGTGTGCCGGCTGCAGTGGGTGGAACTGGGAGTTCCGCTCGAGCACTACGCCAGGCTCTACCCTGCGGTGACGGGTCGTCAAGACACGTGGGAGGACCTGCTCGCCAAGTCAGAGCGGATATGGAATCTGGTGCGCGCCTTCGGTGTGCGCGAGAGGGCGGACTTCGGCAGGCCGGACGACCAACCGCCCAAGAGATTCTATACCGAACCCGTCCCGGACGGTCCCCTTGCCGGGTCGCGCATTACTCGCGAGGACCTCGACAGGCTCCTCGACGAGTACTATGACTTGAGGGGATGGGATAGGAACGGGCGGCCAACCGCGAAGACCCTGGAGAGACTGGGGCTCCCCGAAGTCGCTCAAGAACTCCTGGCGATGGGGCGAATCTCATGA
- a CDS encoding 4Fe-4S binding protein → MPDAAWLDARARGRIPDQGRRSRGPCVAIECFEEIPCDPCHDACRRGAIRPFSQINHLPEVDFDVCNGCGACIPACPGLAIFVVDETWKDDFAVVRLPYEFLPVPSPGDEVAGLDRSGQERCAARVVKVERSAKHDRTTVVWVEVPKSLSMEVRHIRVGGSGGGSREV, encoded by the coding sequence TTGCCTGACGCGGCGTGGCTCGACGCGAGGGCTCGGGGCAGGATCCCAGATCAGGGCAGACGCTCACGAGGGCCGTGCGTTGCGATTGAGTGCTTCGAGGAGATCCCGTGCGACCCCTGCCACGACGCGTGTCGGCGTGGAGCGATCCGCCCGTTCAGTCAGATAAACCATCTTCCCGAGGTGGACTTCGATGTGTGCAACGGCTGTGGAGCCTGCATACCGGCATGCCCCGGCCTTGCGATCTTCGTGGTAGACGAGACTTGGAAAGACGACTTCGCCGTCGTCAGATTGCCGTATGAGTTCTTGCCGGTGCCGTCGCCCGGGGATGAGGTGGCCGGACTGGATAGGTCGGGCCAAGAGAGGTGCGCGGCGAGGGTGGTGAAGGTCGAAAGGTCGGCAAAGCACGACAGGACGACCGTGGTGTGGGTGGAGGTACCGAAGTCCCTTTCCATGGAAGTAAGGCACATCCGGGTAGGAGGGAGCGGGGGTGGGTCGCGTGAGGTCTGA
- a CDS encoding 4Fe-4S dicluster domain-containing protein has protein sequence MKLDLDRCTGCRLCELVCSVENFGENNPKKAGIRVISRLFLDARYDVVVCDQCGGCVDSCPVGAISVERGVVVIDEGACTNCGVCVEACPNGALFTHPEVGHPIKCVACGECAALCPRGVLDALAIAGRVAS, from the coding sequence GTGAAACTTGACCTGGACAGGTGCACGGGCTGCAGGCTCTGCGAGCTCGTGTGCTCTGTCGAGAACTTCGGAGAGAACAACCCCAAGAAGGCGGGCATTCGAGTGATCTCCAGGCTCTTTCTGGACGCGAGGTACGACGTCGTCGTGTGCGACCAATGCGGCGGGTGCGTGGATTCGTGCCCGGTGGGAGCTATCTCTGTTGAGCGTGGCGTCGTAGTGATAGACGAGGGAGCGTGCACGAATTGTGGGGTGTGCGTGGAGGCATGTCCTAACGGCGCGCTCTTCACGCATCCCGAAGTCGGCCACCCCATCAAGTGCGTCGCGTGCGGGGAGTGCGCAGCCCTCTGCCCAAGGGGAGTCCTTGACGCCCTGGCCATCGCGGGAAGGGTGGCGAGCTAG
- a CDS encoding NAD(P)/FAD-dependent oxidoreductase, giving the protein MRTTEICVIGAGPAGLCAAIAARRAGAQVTCVDSGDRPGGQLVKQTHKFFGSRGQFAGKRGMDIARILAAQIENDPMVDLMLESTVIGIYDDGAMGIEHEDSLTFIKPACMVCATGASERMLAFPGNDLPGVYGAGAVQTLMNVYGVRPGKSVLMVGAGNIGLIVSYQLLQAGVEVAAVVEAMPEVGGYDVHARKIRRAGVPILTSHTVKAVHGARTVEAACVWALGSDFQPIPGTERAFQVDTVCLAVGLAPLADLLWQAGCKMAYIPELGGHVAIRDEDYRTSRPDIYVAGDLAGIEEASSAMIEGTIAGIAAARSLGHSTRDSEEMLATARAQLDALRAGPKGEKVRKGIDRLMRLGREVGVVA; this is encoded by the coding sequence TTGCGAACGACTGAGATCTGCGTGATAGGCGCGGGACCGGCGGGCTTGTGCGCTGCGATCGCCGCTCGACGCGCTGGAGCTCAGGTGACCTGCGTGGACTCGGGCGACAGGCCCGGGGGGCAGCTTGTCAAGCAGACCCACAAGTTCTTCGGGTCGAGGGGGCAGTTCGCAGGCAAGCGTGGGATGGACATCGCGCGAATCCTAGCCGCACAGATAGAGAACGACCCCATGGTCGACCTCATGCTGGAAAGCACGGTCATAGGGATCTACGATGACGGCGCCATGGGCATTGAACACGAGGACTCTCTCACTTTCATCAAGCCCGCGTGTATGGTGTGCGCGACCGGAGCTTCCGAAAGGATGCTCGCTTTCCCGGGGAACGATCTCCCCGGGGTGTACGGGGCGGGGGCGGTCCAGACCCTCATGAACGTGTACGGGGTCAGGCCAGGAAAATCCGTGCTCATGGTTGGGGCGGGCAACATAGGCCTCATCGTCAGCTACCAGCTGTTGCAGGCAGGCGTTGAGGTGGCAGCGGTTGTCGAGGCCATGCCCGAGGTCGGCGGGTACGACGTGCACGCGCGAAAGATTCGGAGGGCCGGAGTGCCGATCCTGACCTCTCACACGGTCAAGGCAGTCCACGGGGCGAGGACGGTGGAGGCTGCCTGCGTGTGGGCGCTTGGAAGCGACTTTCAACCGATCCCGGGGACGGAACGTGCTTTCCAGGTTGACACGGTATGCCTTGCGGTTGGGCTTGCGCCTCTGGCGGATCTCCTCTGGCAGGCGGGGTGTAAGATGGCTTACATTCCGGAGCTGGGTGGACACGTTGCCATCAGGGACGAGGACTACCGAACCTCGCGCCCGGACATCTACGTTGCAGGTGACCTTGCGGGCATCGAGGAGGCATCGTCCGCGATGATCGAGGGCACCATCGCCGGCATTGCCGCGGCGCGATCCCTTGGGCACTCTACGCGGGACTCCGAGGAGATGCTCGCGACTGCAAGGGCGCAGCTCGACGCGCTTCGTGCAGGTCCGAAGGGCGAGAAGGTGCGTAAGGGTATAGATCGGCTCATGCGCCTCGGAAGGGAGGTCGGCGTAGTTGCCTGA
- a CDS encoding (2Fe-2S)-binding protein: MTDARITAHPILEFREGKKVRFTFDGRELEGYEGEPIAAALHAAGVRVLRESPKLKRPRGFFCAIGNCSSCLMTVDGRPNVRVCVEKLREGMRVETQRGKGVLLAND; this comes from the coding sequence GTGACTGACGCTAGGATCACTGCCCATCCCATCTTGGAGTTCAGGGAGGGCAAGAAGGTACGCTTCACGTTCGACGGGCGGGAACTCGAGGGGTATGAGGGAGAGCCCATAGCCGCTGCCCTGCACGCCGCGGGCGTTCGAGTGCTGCGAGAAAGCCCCAAGCTCAAGAGGCCCAGGGGCTTCTTTTGTGCCATCGGGAACTGCTCCTCATGCCTGATGACAGTGGACGGCAGGCCGAACGTGAGGGTGTGCGTGGAGAAGCTGCGCGAGGGCATGCGTGTCGAGACTCAGAGAGGAAAGGGTGTGCTCCTTGCGAACGACTGA
- a CDS encoding NAD(+)/NADH kinase gives MRIGLITHIGKRTALDAAREVLKFLPARGAEAFLDPESARELGLPHLSFGADNVGEKLDLAVVLGGDGALLNAARRLAGSDVPILGVNVGHLGFLTEVELPGLYDALDAVLGGRYTVEERMMLRARVTRAPQGQVADFVGLNDVVVTKGAFARMIRLETYIGPNLIGTYPADGAIVASPTGSTGYSLSAGGPIVDPAVDTLIVTFICPHTLAARSFVASRKDTVRIVLSAPNEEVMLTVDGQVGFRLENRDEVWVGAAAERTRLVKLGRRSFYEVLRTRLAEGNV, from the coding sequence ATGAGGATCGGCCTCATAACCCATATCGGAAAGCGTACCGCCTTGGACGCGGCGAGAGAGGTCCTGAAGTTCCTCCCGGCGCGCGGGGCAGAGGCGTTCCTGGACCCGGAATCCGCCCGCGAGCTTGGCCTCCCCCACCTTTCCTTTGGCGCGGACAATGTAGGCGAGAAGCTGGATCTTGCGGTGGTCTTGGGCGGGGATGGCGCTCTCCTCAATGCGGCGCGTCGCCTGGCGGGGTCCGACGTCCCCATCCTGGGTGTAAACGTAGGCCACCTCGGTTTCCTCACCGAAGTCGAGCTGCCCGGCTTGTATGATGCCCTTGATGCGGTTCTGGGCGGCCGGTACACGGTGGAGGAGAGGATGATGCTCCGCGCGAGGGTAACCCGCGCCCCCCAAGGACAGGTGGCCGATTTCGTGGGGCTGAACGACGTGGTAGTCACGAAAGGCGCGTTCGCCCGGATGATAAGGCTAGAGACGTACATCGGGCCGAACCTGATCGGCACGTACCCCGCGGACGGCGCGATAGTCGCGAGTCCGACGGGCTCCACGGGGTACTCGCTCTCCGCCGGAGGCCCGATAGTGGATCCAGCTGTCGACACCTTGATAGTGACCTTCATCTGTCCTCACACTCTAGCAGCCAGATCATTTGTCGCGTCTCGCAAGGACACGGTGAGGATAGTGCTGTCCGCTCCCAACGAGGAAGTCATGCTCACCGTCGATGGCCAGGTAGGGTTTCGTCTGGAGAACCGCGACGAGGTGTGGGTGGGGGCGGCCGCAGAGAGGACCCGCCTCGTGAAGCTCGGGCGCCGCAGCTTCTACGAGGTCCTTAGGACGCGGCTTGCGGAAGGGAACGTGTAA